From a region of the Streptomyces sp. NBC_00102 genome:
- a CDS encoding FUSC family protein — protein MTVLHSLRARDAGLAALRRSCRAGIVAPALFALGVEVIGNPTVAMFSAFGSITLLLFVDFGGPLPERLAAQAALVVLGAALVCLGTLCAKPGWQAALTMALVGFGVLFSGVVSSVIAGTANSLLAVFSLAVMLPGPVSSLPDRLAGYLIAGAASLPAIALLWPAPVREPLRHAMARACALLAERLRAEVDCAWGSTADSPAALEARVAASAAAVGALRTSFFGSPYRPTGLTTATRMLVRMVDEVVRLEEILVRKSLSGPAAPPDAAVCEVMRAAAGLLGRGADQLRTLEGDVEGLRLARERLRDTRVVMERAVLHSLPAVGATDARSQGPAVAGFIGSLEPGFRAQEMSSAIHSISEGVELVVAARDRRWWERVLGRRPAGVPSALSAAQERAGAHIEPHSVWLHNSIRGAVALGLAVFLAGCTGVQNSFWMVSGTIAVLRSNALLTGQNAVRALLGTLVGIVVGSGLIFVLGPDTTMFWVLLPPAIVFTGLAPAAFSFAAGQAGFTAALLIMFNIIAPEGWTIGLVRFEDIVLGCAVSVGVGLLFWPRGAGAALGQALAEAFEESAGHLCRSIEYGLAPPGAPARSAPTPEDARRDAAAAARRLDDAFRGFLAERGTKNVTPADVSALMTAVAVLRLTADAVLELWERDDTGPADEHTAARAEVLRAGLRVCRWYQEAARALSGFGEVPEKLPRDETAEGHLIAMVSRALVEGRGQGASTVIRTIWTADHIDVAQQLQTSVVGPARTAAALRHRRNVSTGRTVGGRRPPHTRRV, from the coding sequence GTGACCGTTCTGCACTCGCTGCGCGCCCGTGACGCGGGGCTGGCCGCACTGCGCCGGTCGTGCCGTGCCGGAATCGTGGCGCCCGCACTCTTCGCGCTCGGCGTCGAGGTGATCGGCAACCCCACGGTGGCGATGTTCTCGGCGTTCGGATCGATCACCCTCCTGCTCTTCGTCGACTTCGGCGGGCCGCTGCCCGAACGGCTCGCCGCGCAGGCCGCGCTCGTCGTTCTGGGTGCCGCGCTGGTCTGCCTGGGGACACTGTGCGCGAAACCCGGGTGGCAGGCCGCCCTCACCATGGCGTTGGTCGGATTCGGCGTGCTCTTCTCGGGCGTCGTCAGCTCGGTGATCGCGGGTACGGCGAACTCACTGCTGGCCGTCTTCAGCCTCGCGGTCATGCTCCCCGGCCCCGTGTCGTCACTCCCCGACCGTCTGGCCGGATACCTGATCGCGGGTGCCGCGTCCCTGCCGGCGATCGCCCTGTTGTGGCCGGCACCCGTCAGGGAGCCGCTGCGGCACGCGATGGCGCGGGCCTGCGCCCTGCTCGCGGAGCGGCTGCGCGCCGAGGTCGACTGCGCGTGGGGCTCCACGGCCGACAGCCCCGCGGCCCTGGAAGCACGGGTGGCCGCATCCGCCGCCGCGGTGGGCGCGCTGCGCACGTCGTTCTTCGGTTCCCCGTACCGGCCGACCGGTCTGACCACGGCGACCCGCATGCTCGTCCGCATGGTCGACGAGGTGGTACGGCTGGAAGAAATCCTGGTGCGGAAGTCGCTGAGCGGCCCCGCCGCGCCGCCCGACGCGGCGGTGTGCGAGGTCATGAGGGCGGCCGCCGGTCTGCTGGGGCGCGGAGCCGACCAACTGAGGACGCTCGAAGGCGACGTCGAGGGTCTGCGGCTGGCCCGGGAACGGCTGCGGGACACGCGCGTGGTCATGGAGCGTGCGGTGCTGCACAGCCTGCCCGCGGTGGGCGCCACGGACGCGCGCTCCCAAGGGCCGGCCGTCGCCGGATTCATCGGTTCGCTCGAACCCGGTTTCCGCGCCCAGGAGATGAGCTCTGCCATCCACTCGATCTCGGAGGGCGTCGAGCTGGTCGTCGCCGCACGGGACCGCCGGTGGTGGGAGCGTGTACTCGGGCGCCGGCCGGCGGGCGTCCCCTCCGCCCTGTCGGCGGCTCAGGAACGAGCGGGCGCCCACATCGAGCCGCACTCCGTCTGGCTGCACAACAGTATCCGCGGGGCCGTCGCCCTCGGCCTGGCCGTGTTCCTGGCCGGGTGCACCGGCGTACAGAACTCGTTCTGGATGGTCTCCGGAACCATCGCCGTCCTGCGCTCCAACGCCCTGCTCACCGGTCAGAACGCGGTGCGCGCTCTGCTGGGCACTCTGGTCGGCATCGTGGTGGGCAGCGGACTGATCTTCGTCCTCGGCCCGGACACCACGATGTTCTGGGTCCTGCTCCCGCCGGCCATCGTGTTCACCGGACTGGCCCCGGCGGCCTTCTCGTTCGCCGCCGGTCAGGCGGGGTTCACCGCGGCGCTCCTCATCATGTTCAACATCATCGCTCCGGAGGGCTGGACGATCGGCCTCGTACGGTTCGAGGACATCGTCCTCGGCTGCGCCGTGAGTGTCGGTGTGGGCCTGTTGTTCTGGCCGCGGGGGGCGGGAGCAGCCCTCGGCCAGGCGCTGGCCGAGGCGTTCGAGGAGAGCGCCGGCCATCTGTGCCGCTCCATCGAGTACGGACTCGCCCCGCCGGGCGCGCCCGCGCGGTCCGCCCCCACGCCCGAGGACGCGCGGCGCGACGCCGCAGCGGCGGCCCGGCGCCTCGACGACGCCTTCCGCGGCTTCCTCGCCGAACGGGGCACGAAGAACGTGACGCCGGCGGACGTGTCCGCCCTGATGACAGCGGTGGCCGTACTGCGGCTGACCGCGGACGCCGTCCTCGAACTCTGGGAGCGGGACGACACCGGGCCGGCGGACGAGCACACCGCGGCGCGTGCCGAGGTCCTCCGGGCCGGGCTGCGGGTCTGCCGGTGGTACCAGGAAGCGGCGCGGGCACTCTCCGGATTCGGCGAAGTGCCCGAGAAGCTGCCCCGGGACGAGACCGCGGAGGGACACCTGATCGCCATGGTGAGCCGTGCACTCGTCGAAGGCCGCGGGCAGGGCGCGAGCACGGTGATCAGGACGATCTGGACCGCCGACCACATCGATGTGGCCCAGCAGCTCCAGACATCGGTCGTGGGTCCGGCCAGGACGGCCGCGGCACTGCGCCACCGGAGGAACGTGTCGACGGGGCGCACCGTCGGGGGACGGCGGCCCCCGCACACCCGGCGCGTCTGA